The following are encoded in a window of Thermoproteota archaeon genomic DNA:
- a CDS encoding signal recognition particle-docking protein FtsY, whose amino-acid sequence PEPKPEPKPEPKPEPKPEPKPEPKPEPKPEPKPEPKPEPKPELESDDPFEGIDTKDINKYADMYDEPPPESDAQAKELSSKIRKWIEDGRPKPGEEPKKQDDADKSKKKRSLFGRFKK is encoded by the coding sequence ACCAGAACCAAAACCAGAACCAAAACCAGAACCAAAACCAGAACCAAAACCAGAACCAAAACCAGAACCAAAACCAGAACCAAAACCAGAACCAAAACCAGAACCAAAACCAGAACCAAAACCAGAATTAGAGAGTGATGATCCCTTCGAAGGAATTGATACTAAGGATATCAACAAGTATGCAGACATGTATGATGAACCTCCCCCTGAGAGTGATGCTCAAGCAAAAGAGCTTTCCTCAAAGATTCGTAAATGGATTGAAGATGGAAGACCAAAACCTGGTGAGGAACCAAAGAAACAAGACGATGCAGATAAATCTAAAAAGAAACGTTCTCTATTTGGTAGATTTAAGAAATGA